The following proteins come from a genomic window of Micromonospora zamorensis:
- a CDS encoding DivIVA domain-containing protein yields MDMNARNQRPTPVGGGATYRSAAYTSLLPWQVRERRFAPTGLLRRGLNPDDVYAFLDRVAVDMAAVYAALAESRRETARIKAGLRRWQTDQARARNEGGQAR; encoded by the coding sequence ATGGACATGAACGCTCGCAACCAGCGACCAACCCCAGTCGGCGGTGGCGCGACCTACCGTTCTGCCGCGTACACCAGTCTGTTGCCGTGGCAGGTGCGCGAGCGCCGCTTCGCGCCGACCGGGCTCCTGCGTCGCGGTCTGAACCCCGACGACGTGTACGCCTTCCTCGACCGGGTCGCCGTCGACATGGCCGCCGTCTACGCCGCTCTCGCCGAGAGCCGTCGCGAGACCGCCCGGATCAAGGCCGGGCTGCGTCGCTGGCAGACTGATCAGGCCCGCGCCCGCAACGAGGGGGGCCAGGCCCGATGA
- a CDS encoding serine/threonine-protein kinase, protein MQAGDRVGDRYELTYPVGRGGMGQVWAGFDERLDRPVAIKFLRQLEVPEDERETAGKRFRREARATARLDHPGVPAVHDLGVHGEDLFLVMQLVPGIVLADHIAEQERLPVGEAASIAAQVCSVLVAAHGASLVHRDLKPQNLMITPSRVVKVLDFGVAALLGPAEASRLTATGRTLGTPAYIAPEQAQGGPVGPSADLYALGCILFEMLGGNPPYEAANAPDMMRRHINAAIPIITEYRSDVPDDLAHLIYCLLAKDPAERPASAGEVRQLLMPFLDDGDSPGLVAARTDNTFSSTAPHTAPVPVPPQRSPQNLVELRAQARELAENERFVQAAEMLERALRMVPQGGERLATEIVALRVDLANLLMLAGDFRQAHHAFAALARDLDQSDEEQDLVEECRQQALACNLEMGESTDATGPLSIR, encoded by the coding sequence GTGCAGGCGGGGGATCGTGTCGGTGATCGGTACGAGTTGACGTATCCGGTCGGTCGCGGAGGAATGGGTCAGGTCTGGGCGGGCTTCGACGAGCGACTCGACCGGCCGGTGGCGATCAAGTTTCTCCGGCAGTTGGAGGTGCCGGAGGACGAGCGTGAGACGGCGGGCAAGCGCTTCCGGCGGGAGGCGAGAGCAACCGCCAGGCTCGACCACCCTGGCGTGCCGGCCGTGCACGACCTGGGCGTGCACGGTGAAGACCTCTTCCTCGTCATGCAGCTCGTGCCGGGGATCGTCCTCGCCGACCACATCGCCGAGCAGGAACGACTGCCTGTCGGCGAGGCGGCTTCCATTGCCGCGCAGGTCTGTTCGGTGCTCGTGGCCGCCCACGGCGCCTCCCTCGTACACCGTGACCTGAAGCCCCAGAACCTCATGATCACCCCGTCGAGGGTGGTCAAGGTGCTCGATTTCGGTGTGGCGGCGCTACTCGGCCCGGCCGAGGCATCTCGCCTCACCGCAACCGGGCGGACGCTCGGGACCCCCGCCTACATCGCACCCGAGCAGGCCCAGGGTGGCCCTGTCGGGCCTTCTGCCGATCTGTACGCCTTGGGCTGCATCCTCTTCGAGATGCTTGGTGGGAACCCTCCATATGAGGCGGCAAACGCCCCGGACATGATGCGCCGTCATATCAATGCGGCCATTCCCATCATCACTGAATATCGATCGGACGTCCCCGATGACCTGGCGCACCTCATCTACTGCCTGCTGGCCAAGGACCCAGCGGAAAGACCAGCATCGGCCGGTGAGGTTCGTCAGCTCCTGATGCCTTTCCTCGACGACGGCGACTCTCCGGGGCTGGTGGCCGCCCGAACGGACAACACGTTCTCCAGCACTGCCCCGCACACCGCCCCCGTCCCGGTTCCGCCGCAGAGATCCCCACAGAACCTGGTGGAGTTGCGGGCGCAGGCGAGGGAGCTCGCCGAGAACGAGCGTTTCGTACAGGCAGCCGAGATGTTGGAGCGGGCCCTCCGCATGGTGCCGCAAGGTGGCGAGCGGCTCGCCACCGAGATCGTGGCGCTACGAGTGGATCTCGCGAACCTCTTGATGCTCGCAGGTGACTTCCGGCAGGCGCATCACGCGTTCGCGGCGCTGGCCCGAGACCTCGATCAGTCGGACGAGGAGCAGGATCTTGTCGAGGAGTGCCGACAGCAGGCATTGGCCTGCAACCTTGAAATGGGCGAATCCACCGACGCCACCGGTCCGCTCTCGATCCGCTGA
- a CDS encoding UvrD-helicase domain-containing protein translates to MSTGATTLRMLDRADKEVMKLTRADIGAVYEFMHKFRHNPENPGLNLKALNSDSRLMSARVNKDYRALLLHISERDYLLVAVKHRGEVYDDLSRYAYRINRITGGIEVVDMAPVGDSIIGRVVPPDVEPEPAQKPLFDTYTDSQLLDLGVSEPLLPQIRELTTEAELLELLDRAPQLTTDVLFALFDGTPYDDVLQQVTDPVRADEPVDPEDFEAAVERPATQVTTDDEALQAMLGEAFERWQIFLHPTQRKLVERRYNGPARVGGGPGTGKTIVALHRVAHLARQLPDGSDKPILLTTFNRNLAADLRTRLMALGGQELVSRVDIVNIDRLASRVVAEAKAGGSRRVVDDNRVLELWDEFLIETGETAWEAEFLAAEWTQVILGQVLNSRTDYFKARRPNRGRSLSRIERDQIWQLTERFTTWLENRGVWTWRQVAQRAARLEMDRTAQNTGVAGESSGGFYRPRYRHVVVDEAQDLSAAHWKMLRAMVAPGPDDMFLTGDTHQRIYDNHVTLSSLGVNIRGRSSRLTLSYRTTRQILADALQIMTGEVYDDLDGGEEDLAGYRSLLRGGRPVFRGAATWAQERDLIVEQLRGWGSPTDGSVAICVPTRDLAAEVISRLEADGLDVVEIGPDGPKRPDGVHIGTMHRFKGLEYQRMIIAGVSDGLVPRQMISRYRDTDPKRYQRERQRDRSLLFVAATRARDELAVFWHGTPSPFLTGRLVQRQLA, encoded by the coding sequence ATGAGCACCGGGGCAACGACACTGCGGATGCTGGACCGCGCTGACAAGGAGGTCATGAAGCTCACCCGCGCCGACATCGGAGCGGTCTACGAGTTCATGCACAAGTTCCGGCACAACCCGGAGAACCCGGGGCTCAACCTGAAGGCGCTCAACAGCGACTCCCGGCTGATGTCCGCCCGGGTCAACAAGGACTACCGCGCGCTGCTGCTGCACATCTCCGAGCGCGACTACCTGCTCGTCGCGGTCAAGCACCGTGGTGAGGTGTACGACGACCTCTCCCGGTACGCGTACCGCATCAACCGGATCACCGGCGGCATCGAGGTCGTCGACATGGCGCCCGTTGGTGACAGCATCATCGGTCGGGTGGTGCCGCCGGATGTGGAACCGGAGCCAGCGCAGAAACCGCTCTTCGACACGTACACCGACTCCCAGCTGTTGGATCTCGGTGTGTCCGAGCCGCTGCTACCACAGATCCGGGAACTGACCACCGAGGCCGAGCTGCTGGAACTGCTGGACCGGGCGCCGCAGCTCACCACCGACGTGCTCTTCGCGCTCTTCGACGGCACCCCTTACGACGACGTGCTGCAACAGGTCACGGACCCGGTCCGCGCCGACGAGCCGGTCGACCCCGAGGACTTCGAGGCGGCAGTGGAACGCCCCGCCACGCAGGTGACCACCGACGACGAGGCATTGCAGGCGATGCTCGGCGAAGCCTTCGAACGGTGGCAGATCTTCCTGCACCCCACTCAGCGCAAGCTGGTCGAGCGCCGCTACAACGGTCCGGCACGGGTCGGTGGTGGCCCGGGTACCGGCAAGACGATCGTCGCTCTGCACCGCGTGGCGCACCTCGCCCGGCAGTTGCCAGACGGATCGGACAAGCCGATCCTGCTCACCACCTTCAACCGGAATCTGGCTGCCGACCTGCGGACTCGGCTCATGGCGTTGGGTGGGCAGGAGTTGGTGTCGCGCGTCGACATCGTCAACATCGACCGGTTGGCCAGCAGGGTAGTGGCCGAAGCCAAGGCAGGTGGCAGCCGCCGGGTGGTGGACGACAATCGGGTCCTTGAGCTGTGGGACGAGTTCCTCATCGAGACCGGCGAGACTGCCTGGGAGGCGGAGTTCCTTGCCGCTGAGTGGACCCAGGTGATCCTCGGTCAGGTGCTCAACTCACGGACGGACTACTTCAAGGCCCGCCGCCCCAACCGCGGTCGCAGCCTCTCGCGGATCGAGCGAGACCAGATCTGGCAGTTGACCGAACGCTTCACCACCTGGCTGGAGAATCGCGGCGTCTGGACCTGGCGCCAGGTGGCACAACGGGCTGCCCGCCTCGAAATGGACCGCACAGCCCAGAACACTGGCGTCGCAGGCGAGTCGTCCGGCGGGTTCTACCGGCCGCGTTACCGCCACGTGGTGGTCGACGAGGCGCAGGACCTCAGCGCCGCCCACTGGAAAATGCTGCGTGCCATGGTCGCCCCAGGCCCGGACGACATGTTCCTCACCGGCGACACCCACCAGCGCATCTACGACAACCACGTCACGTTGAGCAGCCTCGGCGTCAACATTCGCGGTCGGTCGTCCCGGCTCACCCTGAGCTACCGCACGACCCGGCAGATCCTCGCCGATGCGCTGCAGATCATGACGGGGGAGGTGTACGACGACCTCGACGGCGGTGAGGAGGACCTGGCCGGCTACCGGTCGCTGCTGCGTGGTGGCCGACCCGTGTTCCGTGGCGCCGCGACGTGGGCGCAGGAGCGGGATCTGATCGTCGAGCAGTTACGCGGTTGGGGCAGTCCGACGGACGGCTCGGTTGCCATCTGCGTACCGACCAGGGACCTGGCGGCGGAGGTCATCAGCCGACTGGAGGCTGATGGCCTGGACGTAGTGGAGATCGGCCCGGACGGCCCGAAGCGCCCTGACGGCGTGCACATCGGCACCATGCACCGGTTCAAGGGCCTCGAGTATCAGCGCATGATCATCGCTGGGGTCAGCGACGGCCTGGTGCCTCGGCAGATGATCAGCAGGTACCGGGACACCGACCCGAAGCGCTACCAGCGCGAACGCCAGCGTGACCGGTCGTTGCTGTTCGTCGCCGCCACCCGTGCGCGTGACGAGCTTGCGGTGTTCTGGCACGGCACGCCCAGCCCGTTCCTGACCGGGCGGCTCGTGCAGCGACAGCTAGCCTGA